A genomic window from Engraulis encrasicolus isolate BLACKSEA-1 chromosome 14, IST_EnEncr_1.0, whole genome shotgun sequence includes:
- the rhol gene encoding rhodopsin, like, with protein MNGTEGPDFYVPMSNLTGVVRSPYEEPQFYLAQPWVFACLSAYMFFLIVVGFPINLLTLWVTVQHKKLRTPLNYILLNLAVADLLMVVGGFTTTMYTSLHGYFVFGRAGCNVEGFFATHGGEIALWSLVVLAVERWVVVCQPVSHFRFGEKHAVWGVAFTWVMAGTCSVPPLLGWSRYIPEGLQCSCGIDYYTLKPKINNESFVVYMFAVHFSLPLLVITFCYGRLVCAVKRAAAAQQESETTQRAEREVTRMVVLMVLSFLVCWVPYASVAWFIFTNQGGYFGPVFMTAPAFFAKSSALYNPLIYVCMNKQFRSCMLSTVLFCGRSPLEDEEVGGTSSSKTEASSLSSTSSVAPA; from the coding sequence ATGAATGGCACGGAAGGGCCGGATTTCTACGTGCCCATGTCCAACCTCACAGGAGTGGTGCGCAGCCCGTACGAGGAGCCGCAGTTCTACCTGGCCCAGCCCTGGGTCTTCGCCTGCCTCTCGGCCTACATGTTCTTCCTGATCGTCGTCGGCTTCCCCATCAACCTGCTGACGCTCTGGGTCACCGTGCAGCACAAGAAGCTGAGGACGCCGCTCAACTACATCCTGCTCAACCTGGCGGTGGCCGACctgctgatggtggtgggagGCTTCACCACCACCATGTACACCTCGCTGCACGGCTACTTCGTGTTCGGCCGCGCCGGCTGCAACGTCGAGGGCTTCTTCGCCACGCACGGCGGCGAGATCGCCCTCTGGTCGCTGGTGGTGCTGGCCGTGGAGCGCTGGGTGGTGGTCTGCCAGCCCGTGAGCCACTTCCGCTTCGGGGAGAAGCACGCCGTATGGGGCGTGGCCTTCACGTGGGTGATGGCCGGGACGTGTTCCGTGCCCCCGCTGCTCGGCTGGTCGCGGTACATTCCGGAAGGCCTGCAGTGCTCGTGCGGCATCGACTACTACACCCTGAAGCCAAAGATCAACAACGAGTCCTTCGTGGTCTACATGTTCGCCGTGCACTTCAGCCTCCCGCTGCTCGTCATCACCTTCTGCTACGGCCGGCTGGTGTGCGCGGTGAAGCGCGCCGCCGCTGCGCAGCAGGAGTCGGAGACCACGCAGCGGGCCGAGCGGGAGGTGACGCGCATGGTGGTGCTCATGGTGCTCTCCTTCCTGGTCTGCTGGGTGCCCTACGCCAGCGTGGCCTGGTTCATCTTCACCAACCAGGGCGGCTACTTCGGGCCCGTCTTCATGACCGCGCCCGCCTTCTTCGCCAAGAGCTCGGCGCTCTACAACCCGCTCATCTACGTGTGCATGAACAAGCAGTTCCGCAGCTGCATGCTCTCCACCGTGCTGTTCTGCGGCAGGAGTCCGCTGGAGGACGAGGAGGTCGGCGGCACCTCCTCCTCCAAGACAGAGGCCTCCTCgctgtcctccacctcctcagtgGCTCCGGCATGA